The genomic stretch CTGATCAGGCCCCGGATTCCAAATCCTGCCTGATCAGCGCCAATCCGTATCTTGATTTTGCGCGCGCCGTTCAGCTTTTTGCCAAGCCGCAGGGCTCTTTTGAAGGCATGAGCCCCCTGGCCTTTGTGCATGAAGATGCAAGCATTGACCCAAGTGCCGCCATCGCCCCTTTTGTTTTCATCGGCAGAGGGGCAAGGGTCGGCGCGAGGGTTCGCGTATTCAGCGGCTCGTACATCGGCGAAGACTGCGTGGTCGACGAAGACGCCATAATCTATCCCAACTGCTCGCTCATGGCCGGCACGCTGGTCGGAAAACGTGTCATTCTGCATGCCGGAACGGTTCTGGGCAGCGACGGATTCGGATTCGCCCAGGCGGCCTCGGGGATGACCAAATTTCCCCAGATTGGCCGTACCGTGATCGAGGACGATGTGGAAATCGGGGCAAACACGACCATAGATCGTGCTGCCCTGGGAGAAACCCGTGTGGGGCAAGGGACCAAGATCGACAATCTGGTTCAGCTTGGCCACAATGTACGGGTCGGACGAAACTGTATCATCGTGTCGCAAGTCGGCATCGCAGGATCGACCACCCTGGGCAACGGGGTGGTTCTGGCCGGGCAGGTCGGTGTCGCCGGCCACATCAATCTTGGCGACGGATGCCGAATCGGCGCCAAATCCGGAGTGGGCAAGGATGTACCGCCGGGCCAGGACCTGAGCGGCATTCCGGTCATGTCCCACGGATCATTCCTTCGGACCTCGGCCATCATGCCCAAGCTGCCGGAAATGAAGCGACGGCTTGGCAAACTTGAAAAGGAACTGGCCGCACTCCGGGAAGAACTTGCGAACAAAGGAAAATGATATGATCAACAAACCTGAGAATGGCGAAATCGTAAGCCGTGACATTTTGGATCTGCTTCCACATCGCTATCCTTTCCTGCTGGTTGACCGGGTGCTCTCCTTCGAGCCCATGAAATCTGTGCACGCCATCAAAAGCGTATCCATCAACGAACCTTTTTTTCAGGGTCACTTCCCGTCCTATCCGGTCATGCCCGGAGTGCTCATTCTTGAAGCACTGGCCCAGGCTGGTGGAATAATGGTCATAAAGAGTCTTCCTCCGGCGGACACCGTGGGCAAGATTTTTCTGTTCACCGGAATGGAGAAAGTTCGCTTCCGCCGCCCCGTGTTTCCCGGTGACCAGCTGCACCTGCACGTCACCTACGAACGTCACAAGATGAGCATGTGGAAAACCAACGGCAAGGCCATGGTCGACGGAAAGGTCGTGGCTGAAGGCATCCTGACCGCTTCCGTGGTTCCGAGGGAGGACTGATGCAAACAAACATACACCCTTCAGCGGTAGTTCATCCGGATGCGTACCTTGGCACCGGTGTCACGGTCGGCCCTTTTGCAGTTATCGAAGACGGGGTTCACATCGGTGACGAGACAGTCATCGACGCCGGAGCCCAGATCAAGCGCTTTACTACCCTGGGCACGAAAAATCATGTCCATTCCATGGCCTGCGTCGGCGGTGAGCCACAGGATCTCAAATTCGGCGGAGAAGAGAGCAGGCTCGTCATCGGGGACCGCAACAGAATCCGCGAATTTTCAACCATCCACCGTGGCACGGAAGGTGGCGGCGGAATAACCCAGGTCGGGTCGGACAACCTGATGATGGCCTACTCCCACATCGCGCACGACTGCGTGGTTGGTGACAACAACGTCCTGGCCAACGCCGCGACCCTTGCCGGTCATGTCGTCGTAGGCAATGAAGTGGTCGTGGGCGGCCTTTCGGCCGTGCACCAGTTCGTGAACATCGGTGACTTCGCATTCATCGGCGGGAAAACCGGTGTCGCCCAGGATGTGCCGCCCTTCATGCTGGCCGTTGGCGAGCGCGCCACATTGCGCGGACTCAACCTCATCGGTTTGCGCAGGCACGGGTTTTCCTCCGAGGAGATTCACGCCTTGAAGTCCGCATACAAGCTGATCTGGCGGTCCAACCAGGAACGCAACGAAGTCATGCAGCAGGTCGAGACGGAGCTTGGCAACTTCTCCCAGGTCATGAAGCTCCTCGACTTCATCCGCAGCAGCAAACGAGGCACGATAACGCCTGAACGCATCTAGACAGGCCATGACCAGAACGCTTGGCATCATCGCGGGCGGCGGCTCATTTCCCATCACCGTGGCCAATACGGCTAAAGAACGCGGCGAACGCGTCATCGGTGTCGGCTTCGCATCCGACACCGACCCTGCCTTTAGGGCCCACTGCGACAATTTCTCCTGGCTCAAACTTGGCCAGCTTGGCAAACTCATCGATTTCTTCACCGCTAACCACGTCACGCACGTGGTCATGGCAGGTCCCATCAACAAGCCAAGGGCTCTTGATCTTCGGCCCGACTGGCGAGCGGCACGGCTTCTTTTTTCCATCAAGACCCGCGGGGATGACGTCCTGCTGCGCGCGCTCACTGCCGAACTTGAACGCGAAGGCCTCGCTGTCGTCGCGCCTCATCACTACTCGCCGGACCTGCTCGCTCCCGAAGGGGTGCTAACCAAGAGAAAACCCACGCAGGCCGAACGCGAGGATGTGGAATTCGCATGGAAACTGGCCCAATCCCTGGGACAGTTCGACATCGGCCAGTGCCTGGTCGTGCGGGAAAAAATCGTTCTTGCCGTCGAGGCCATTGAAGGCACCGATGCAGCCATACGACGCGGTGGCCAACTCGGGGGCCCCGGCGCGGTGGTCGTAAAGCGGCCAAAGCCGACCCAGGATAAAAGGCTCGACCTTCCGGCTTTTGGCCTGAAGACGCTGCAAGCCATGGCCGATGTCGGCGCGACGTGCCTGGCCTTTGAGGCTGGCGGGTGCATCTTTTTCGAACAGGACCAGGCCCTGGCTTTTGCCAACGCCCGCGGCATCGCCCTGCTCGGACTTCCGCCTGGAATCTAGCGCAGATACGCTTACCTCAAAAAAAATGGCCGGTTACGCACACCGGCCATTTTTGTTTTCGAGCGTTTCAGACACACGCCGTCATTTTTTGTCGAGCCCCAGTATGCCGACCACATTCTGGGCGGCCTGAACCGTAAACGCTTCCTCGGACAGACGCGCCTTCTCATCCTGATCAATGACCAGGCGCGGCACATTGGCCAGTTTTCTGTCCGGCGTGATCTCGAATTCGGGACCAAAGCCATCATGAAAATACATGTCCTGAAATCCGGCGAACTTCAAAGCGTGCGCCGTGGCGTCAAGCACGGCAAGCTCGCCTTCTTCCATGAGTCCGAGTTCCTTGGCCTTCAGGAG from Desulfomicrobium macestii encodes the following:
- the fabZ gene encoding 3-hydroxyacyl-ACP dehydratase FabZ, coding for MNKPENGEIVSRDILDLLPHRYPFLLVDRVLSFEPMKSVHAIKSVSINEPFFQGHFPSYPVMPGVLILEALAQAGGIMVIKSLPPADTVGKIFLFTGMEKVRFRRPVFPGDQLHLHVTYERHKMSMWKTNGKAMVDGKVVAEGILTASVVPRED
- a CDS encoding LpxI family protein, whose amino-acid sequence is MTRTLGIIAGGGSFPITVANTAKERGERVIGVGFASDTDPAFRAHCDNFSWLKLGQLGKLIDFFTANHVTHVVMAGPINKPRALDLRPDWRAARLLFSIKTRGDDVLLRALTAELEREGLAVVAPHHYSPDLLAPEGVLTKRKPTQAEREDVEFAWKLAQSLGQFDIGQCLVVREKIVLAVEAIEGTDAAIRRGGQLGGPGAVVVKRPKPTQDKRLDLPAFGLKTLQAMADVGATCLAFEAGGCIFFEQDQALAFANARGIALLGLPPGI
- the lpxD gene encoding UDP-3-O-(3-hydroxymyristoyl)glucosamine N-acyltransferase, translating into MLLSEIASRLGISLKGSDMEISGVNTLAEASESELSFLANPKYAPQLETTGAGAVLVSADQAPDSKSCLISANPYLDFARAVQLFAKPQGSFEGMSPLAFVHEDASIDPSAAIAPFVFIGRGARVGARVRVFSGSYIGEDCVVDEDAIIYPNCSLMAGTLVGKRVILHAGTVLGSDGFGFAQAASGMTKFPQIGRTVIEDDVEIGANTTIDRAALGETRVGQGTKIDNLVQLGHNVRVGRNCIIVSQVGIAGSTTLGNGVVLAGQVGVAGHINLGDGCRIGAKSGVGKDVPPGQDLSGIPVMSHGSFLRTSAIMPKLPEMKRRLGKLEKELAALREELANKGK
- the lpxA gene encoding acyl-ACP--UDP-N-acetylglucosamine O-acyltransferase, with amino-acid sequence MQTNIHPSAVVHPDAYLGTGVTVGPFAVIEDGVHIGDETVIDAGAQIKRFTTLGTKNHVHSMACVGGEPQDLKFGGEESRLVIGDRNRIREFSTIHRGTEGGGGITQVGSDNLMMAYSHIAHDCVVGDNNVLANAATLAGHVVVGNEVVVGGLSAVHQFVNIGDFAFIGGKTGVAQDVPPFMLAVGERATLRGLNLIGLRRHGFSSEEIHALKSAYKLIWRSNQERNEVMQQVETELGNFSQVMKLLDFIRSSKRGTITPERI